One Neoarius graeffei isolate fNeoGra1 chromosome 16, fNeoGra1.pri, whole genome shotgun sequence DNA segment encodes these proteins:
- the laptm4b gene encoding lysosomal-associated transmembrane protein 4B, whose product MISPWERWYTTSCCLCCHVRTGTIILGVWYMLINAVVLLILLSALNDPVQYHYHLTSAELGTDLDVMDDANMCIAAAISLLMILICGMATYGAYKQHAAWIIPFFCYQIFDFALNTLVAISVMVYPNTIQDYLEQLPGTFPYKEDLMSTNNICLVFAVLVFIGCILAFKAYLIACVWNCYRYVSGRGTTEVLVYVTTNDTTVLLPSYEEVVAIPPKEPPPE is encoded by the exons ATGATTTCGCCTTGGGAGAGATGGTACACAACGAGCTGCTGCCTCTGTTGCCATGTTCGGACGGGCACCATTATCCTGGGGGTCTGGTACATG CTCATAAATGCTGTGGTCCTGTTAATCCTGCTGTCTGCTCTAAATGACCCGGTGCAGTATCACTACCACCTCACCAGTGCCGAACTTGGCACAGACTTGGATGTCATGGATGACGCAA ACATGTGTATCGCTGCTGCAATTTCCCTACTGATGATATTGATTTGTGGGATGGCGACCTATGGTGCTTATAAG CAACATGCTGCTTGGATTATTCCATTTTTCTGCTACCAAATTTTTGACTTTGCCCTGAACACCCTGGTAGCAATAAGTGTCATGGTTTACCCGAACACCATTCAGGACTACCTTGAGCAGCTG CCTGGGACCTTTCCATACAAAGAGGACTTGATGTCCACCAATAACATCTGCCTAGTGTTCGCGGTACTCGTCTTCATCGGCTGTATTCTGGCTTTTAAG GCTTATCTGATTGCCTGTGTGTGGAACTGCTACAGATACGTTAGTGGAAGAGGCACCACAGAGGTCTTGGTTTATGTCACCACTAATGATACAACA GTACTGCTCCCATCCTATGAAGAAGTTGTCGCAATTCCACCAAAGGAGCCGCCCCCTGAGTAA